The Leucobacter chromiiresistens nucleotide sequence CTGCTGCGCACGCTCGCGTGGAAGGCGATCCTCCCGAGCGAACTGGTGGGCACGCACTTCTCCGTGATCTTCGGTCTCGTCTACAACTTCATCCCGTTCATGGTGCTGCCGATGTTCGCGTCGCTGCAGGCGCTCGATCTGCGTCTCCTCGAGGCGGGAGCCGATCTGTACGCGTCTCCGCTCACCACCTTCCGCCGGATCACGCTGCCCCTCTCCATGCCGGGCATCGTCTCGGGCACGCTGCTCAGCTTCATCCCGATGTCGGGCGACTACGTGAACGCGTCGCGCGAGTTCCTGGGCGGCACGTCGACGACCATGATCGGCAACGTCATCGAATCGAACTTCCTGCAGACGCAGAACTACCCGATGGCCGCGGCGCTCTCCATCATGCTCATGGTCGTCATCCTCGTGCTCGTCGCCACGTACGTGCGCAAGAGCGGGGTGGAGGACCTGCTGTGAAGCGATTCAGTCTCGGAAAGGCGTTCGTCCCGGTCGTGAGCACGATCGTGCTCATCTACCTGCTGCTGCCGATCCTGCACGTCATCGTGTTCTCCTTCAACGAGTCGGGGCGCAACAACATCCTCTGGCGGGGGTTCACGCTGCGCAACTGGGAGAACCCCTGCGGCGCTCCGCAGGTGTGCACCGCGTTCGGCAACAGCATCCTCGTCGGCGTCGTCGCCACGGTGATCGCGACCACGCTCGGCACGCTGATCGCGATCGCGCTCGTGCGGTACCGCTTCCGGGCGAGATCGACCGTCAGCCTGCTGCTCTTCACGCCGATGGCGACGCCCGAGGTGGTGCTGGGCGCCGGTCTCGCCGCCCAGTTCCTGCTCGCGGGGGTGGAGAAGGGGATCGGCACCATCATCCTGGCGCACACAATGTTCTGCATCTCGTACGTGGTGGTGGCGGTGAAGGCGCGCGTCGCGAGCCTCGACCCCGCCATCGAGGAGGCGGGGCGCGATCTCTACGCCTCTCCGATGCAGGTCTTCTGGCGCATCACGCTGCCGATGCTCGCACCGGGCATCATCGGCGCGGCCCTGCTGAGCTTCGCCCTCTCCTTCGACGACTTCATCATCACGAACTTCAACTCGGGCACGGCGACGACGTTCCCGAAGTTCATCTACGTGTCGGCGCTGAAGGGCGTGCCGGCGCAGGCGAACGTGCTGGCGTCGATCGTGTTCGTCGCAGCGCTGCTGCTCGTGATCGTCGTGCAGATGGTGAACATCTCCCGTCGCAAGCGACTCGCTCGGGCGTAGCGGTGCGGGCCTGGCGTGCGCGGGGCGCGTCAGGCTTGCGCCGGGGGCCGCGCGGGTGCAAGATGTGTGCTTGGCGAATTCCTCGTCGCCGCACCAGGGCTGCCGAGCGGATTCATGTCGCGCGACGCAGCTGCGTTCTTGAAGGAGAGAACATGTCCGCTCTGTCTGCACCGGCGTCATCGAACGGTGCTCGTCTCAAGCGCAGCCTCGGGCTCTGGGCCATCGTGGGCCTCGGCCTCGGCTACATGACCCCCACCGTGGTGTTCGACACGTTCGGCCTGGTGGCCCGAGACACGAACAACGTCGTGCCGCTCGCCTACACCGTGGCGCTGATCGTCATGATCTTCACGGCGATCAGCTACGGGAAGATGGCGGGGGCGATCCCCAGCGCCGGGTCGGCGTACACGTACGCGCGCGAATCGATGCATCCGAACGTCGGCTTCCTCGTGGGCTGGACGGCGCTCATCGACTACATGCTGCTGCCGATGGTGAACTGCCTGATCCTGCGCAGCTACCTCGAGGCGTTCTTCCCCGGCGTCCCCGGAGCCGTGTGGGTCATCGTGTACGTGCTGTTCGTCACGACCGTCATCTACCTCACGATGCGCGGCACGTCGAACGTCAACATGCTGCTGCTCATCTTCTCGATCGTCGTGATGGCGATCTTCGTGCTCATGGTCATCCTGCAGCTCTCGGGCGGAGCCGGCGAGAACGGCGTCGTGACGATGCGGCCCTTCTTCCACGACGGCGTGGAGTTCGGCGCGGTGCTCGCCGGGGCGACGATCGTCTGCTTCTCGTTCATCGGCTTCGACGCGGTGACCATGTACGCGGAGGAGGCGAAGACGCCGAAGATCATGCCGAAGGCGATCCTGCTGACCGTGGTCATCGGCGGCGCGATCTTCCTCGTCGCCAGCTTCTTCACGCAGCAGCGGTTCCCCGATTGGAACGAGTTCGCCCCGGGCGGCGACATGCAGTACGTGGAGGACAGCACGCTGCCGATCATCGGCGATCTCGTCGGCGGCAAACTGCTCTCCGCGGTGCTCACCGCAGCCGGGTTCGCGGCGACCCTCGCGTCGGGGCTCGCGTCGCACGCCTCGGTGTCGCGCATGCTGCTCGTCATGGGCCGCAACAACGTGCTGCCGCAGAAGTTCTTCGGGTACGTGAACCCGCGCACCCACACGCCGACCTTCAACATCGTGCTCACGGGAGCGATCTCCCTGCTCGCGATCGCCTTCACGCTCGAGATGATCGCGGCGTACATCAACTACGGTGCGCTGATCGCGTTCACCTTCGTCAACCTGTCGGTGATCGCGTGGTTCGCGATTCGCCAGGGGCGCAGGCGCACGCCGAAGGACATCTTCACGTACATCGTGATGCCGGTGCTCGGCACGCTGCTGACCGGACTGCTGTGGGTCAACCTCGACGGCCACGCGCTGCTCGGCGGACTCATCTGGAGCGCGCTCGGCTTCGTGTACCTGATCGTGATCACCCGCGGCTTCCGCCGCAAGGTGGCGTCGTTCGACGAGAGCCAGCCGGTGACGGGGTTCAACAAGGTGTCGGCGGGCGAGTAGCCCCGTGCGCCGAGGCGCCCGCCGCGTCAGGCCCGGAGAGGCTTCTCCTCGGGCGGTGCGGCGGGCGTCGTCGCGCGGGCCCCGCGGTCGCGTCGGATCGCGCGGGGCGCGAAGAGCGGCAGCGTGATCGAGCAGAGCGGGCCGATGAGCGCGGCGAACACCACGGTGCCGATGCCGACGTTGCCGCCGAGGGCCCAGCCGATCAGCAGCACGGTCACCTCGACGGCGGTGCGGCCCGCCCAGATCGGCGTGCCGAAGCGCAGGTGGATGCCGGTCATCAGCCCGTCTCTCGGGCCCGGGCCGAGGTCGGCGCCGATGTAGACGCCGCTCGCGACGGCGAGCAGGAGCAGTCCGATCGTGAAGTAGGCCACGCGCAGCCACAGCGCGTCGGGGGTGGGCAGCAGCCAGAGCCCGAGCTCGATGCCCGGGCCGACGAGCAGGATATTGAGCAGCGTGCCGATGCCGGGCTTCTGGCGGAGCGGCCACCAGAGGAGCAGCACGAGCAGGCCGATGAGGTTGGTGAGCAGGCCGATGCCGAGGCCCGTCTGCAGCGAGAGGCCCTGTGCGAAGACCGTCCACGGGTCGACGCCGAGCGCGGCCTCGATCATGAACGCGTCGGCGACGCCGTAGAGCAGCAGGCCGGGGATGAGCTGGGCGAGTCGTCGGATCACGGTGCCAGTCCAGCGCTGATTGGCATTGCCCGCAAGAGGCCACTTCGCATACAGTGGCCGCATGCCCGAGATGTGGACTGCCCAGCGGCTGAGCGCGCGCCGTCTCGCCGACCTCCTCGGCCGCTGGCGCGGCGCCGGGCACGGCTACCTCGAGCTCGCCGACAGCGTGGCGCTCCTCGTGCGCGACGGGCGCGTCGTGCCGGGAACGACGCTGCCCGCCGAGCGCCCCCTCTCCGAGACCCTCGGCGTGAGCCGCACCACGGTCGCCGCCGCGTACCAGCGGCTGCGCGACGCAGGGGTCGTGCAGTCGCGTCGCGGATCGGGCACTGTCGTACGCGGCTCCGGGGCGACGCGGGACGGCCTCTGGTCGGGCACGATCAGCGGAATCGACCTGTCGAGCGCCTGCCCCGAACCCTGGAGCGGGCTCGCGGCGCTCAACGCGCGCGCCGCCGAGGAGCACGCGGCCGCCTTCCAGCTCATCGGCTACGACACGCTCGGGCTCCCCGAACTGCGCGCCGCGATCGCCGAACGCTACGCGGCCCGCGGGCTCCCGACGGCCCCCGAGCAGATCATGGTGACGCTCGGCGCGCAGCACGCGATCTTCCTCATCGCGCGCACGCTGCTGCGGCGCGGGGATCGCAGCCTGGTCGAGTCGCCCAGCTACCCGCACGCGCGAGAGGCGCTCGCCGCGATGGGGGCGCTCGTCGCCGAGCTGCCCGTGGGGGCTGGCCGCGGCGGGCCCGAGAGCGGGTACGACGCGGCGAGCCTGCTGGAGATCGCCGAGCGCACGTCGCCGAGGCTCGCCTACCTGATCCCCGATCACCACAACCCGACCGGCCTGCGCATGCCGGACGCGCTGAAGTCGCGACTCATCACGGCGCTCGCCGGCGCGGGCGCCTACGTCATCGCCGACGAGACGACCGCGGAGCTCGCCCTGGGGGAGCCGCAGCGGATCGCACCGTTCGCCGCGCACGCCGAGCAGGAGCACCACCAGGATGCGATCCTCACCGTCGGGTCGCTCGGAAAGACGGTGTGGGGCGGATTGCGCGTGGGGTGGATCCGCGCCGCTCCCGAACTCATCGGGAGGCTCGAGGCCTCCCGCCGCATCGGCGATCTCGGCACCGGCGTCTGGGAGCAGGTGCTCGCACTGCACGCGCTGGAGCAGTACGACGACATCCTCGCCGAGCGGACGCGGCAGCTGACCTCCCGCCACCGCGCGCTCATCGCCGGTCTCGCGGAGCGCTTGCCCGAATGGCGCCCGTCGCCGGCCGTCGGCGGCGTCTGCGTATGGGTCGACATCGGCGAGCGGGCCAGCTCGCGCCTCAGCCGAGCCGCAGCGGAGCTCGACCTGCACCTGCCGCCCGGCCCGCGCTTCGGGAGCCCGGGCACGTTCGAGCGGTTCGTGCGCCTCCCGTTCTCGGCGCCCGAGGCCGCGCTCGACGAGGCGCTGCGGCGTCTCGCGCGGGCCTGGGACGGCGGCTCGGGCGCGGCGGGCGTCGGCCGCACGTTGACGCCCGCCTTCACCGAAGCCGTCATCTGACGCTCTGCCGCCCCCGAGCGGCGGGGAATGCGGAACGAGCACCCGTGCGACCCGCGGAATCCCCGCTCCGGCGAGTAAGCTTGAGCACCATGCTCGACCTCGACTTCTCCGCCCGCATCCGCGCACTCCGCTCGACGTTCGCCGACATCGCCGCGGTGCTGGATCTGCCCAAGCTCGATCGCGAGATCGCGGACCTCGAGGAGCAGGCCGCCGCCCCCGACCTGTGGGACGACCCCGCGGCCGCCCAGAAGGTCACGAGCGGGCTCTCGCACCGGCAGGCCCGCGTGAAGCGGGTGCGGGGCGTGGAGCAGCGTCTCGACGACCTCGAGGTGCTCGTCGAGCTCGCGCAGGAGGCCGACGACGCCGACTCCGCCGAGGAGGCCGCAGCGGAGCTGGTCGCGCTCGAGAAGGTCATCCAGGATCTCGAAGTGCAGACCATGCTCTCGGGGGAGTACGACGAGCGCGCCGCCGTCGTCACGATCCGCTCGGGCGCGGGGGGCGACGACGCCACCGACTTCGCCGAGATGCTGCTGCGCATGTACCTGCGCTGGGCCGAGCAGCACGACTACCCGACGAAGATGCTCGACACGTCGTACGCCGAGGGTGCGGGGATCAAATCGGCCACGTTCGAGATCGACGCGCCGTACGCGTTCGGCACCATCTCGGTCGAGGCGGGCACGCACCGACTCGCCCGCATCAGCCCGTTCGGGTCGGCCGACAAGCGCCAGACGAGCTTCGCCGGCGTCGAGGTCATCCCGCTCCTCGAGGAGGCCACCGAGGTGGAGGTGCCCGAAGCCGACATCCGCGTCGACGTCTACCGCTCCTCGGGCCCGGGCGGCCAGTCGGTGAACACGACCGACTCCGCGGTGCGCATCACCCACCTCCCCTCGGGCATCGTCGTCTCCATGCAGAACGAGAAGTCGCAGATCCAGAACCGCGCGGCCGCGATGCGCGTGCTCCAGACCCGGCTGCTGCTGCTGCAGCGCGAGCAGGAGGCGGCCAAGAAGAAGGAGCTCGCGGGCAGCGTCACCGCGAGCTGGGGCGATCAGATCCGCTCGTACTTCCTGTACGGCCAGCAGCTCGTGAAGGATCTGCGCACGGGGCACGAATCCTCGCAGCCGGAGGCGGTCTTCAACGGCGACCTCGACGGGTTCATCGCCGCCGGGATCCGGTGGCGCTCGCTCGCCAAGAACGACTGATCGCGCGACTGGGAGTTCGCCCGAAGCGGCCCCGCTCCAGCGCGCCTCAGCATCGGCGCGGTCGGCAGGGCGTACAGTCGTCTCGTCATGATCCTCTTCGAGAACGTCACCAAGAAATACCGGGGCACCGCGAAACCCGCGCTCGACGGTATCGACCTCCGGGTCGATCGCGGCGAGTTCGTGTTCATCGTGGGCGCCTCCGGTTCGGGTAAATCGAGCTGCCTGCGGCTGATCCTGCGCGAGGATCAGCCGAGCGCCGGCAAGATCCACGTGCTGGGGCAGGATCTCAGCAAGATCTCCTCGCGCAAGGTTCCGTACTTCCGCCGCAACCTCGGCACGGTCTTCCAGGACTTCCGACTCCTCACGAACAAGACGGTGTACGACAACGTGGCCTTCACGCTGCAGGTGATCGGCAAGTCCCGCGGCTTCATCCAGGAGGCCGTTCCCGACACGCTCGAGATGGTCGGGCTCGCGAATAAGGCGAAGCGCTTCCCGCACGAGCTCTCGGGCGGCGAGCAGCAGCGCGTCGCGATCGCGCGCGCCATTGTGAACAAGCCGGCGATCCTCATGGCCGACGAGCCGACCGGCAACCTCGACCCCGCCACCAGCCTCGGGATCATGCAGCTCCTGCGCGCGATCAACGCGGCGGGAACGACGGTCGTCATGGCGACCCACGAGGCGACCTTCGTCGACATCATGCAGCAGCGCGTGGTCGAGCTCTCGCAGGGCGTCGTCGTGCGCGACGAGGTCGGCGGCGGGTACGGCGAGACCGCTTCGATCCCGATCGCCGACCTCTCCGACGAGAGCGTGCAGGTGCTGCGCACCTCGGAGGCCGTCGTGCGCGCCGCTCTGGCGCCCGAGATGCTCGGCGATACGGCCGGCTCGGCGGCGGTTCAGGATGCGGCGGAGCGCGATCCCGCGCTCGTCGAGGCCGCGGCGGAGGTGGTGGCCGCGGCCGCACCCGAGCCCGAGGTCGAGGAGCCTCGCCAGCCGCAGGCACCCGAGGCGGAGCGGCAGCGGGAGGCCTCGGTCTTCGAGGAGCCCCGCCCCTTCGGCGATGACGACGAGGACGAGGACATCGACGAGACGGTGCACGCCGACGGCCCGCGCGGCCGCGGCATTCCGAGCTTCCTCGAGCCGGCGCGTCCCCTCGACCCCGTGCAGATGGCGGAGACGGGCAGCCTCGCCGAGCACCTCGGGCTCAAACGAACCGACGACGACCAGACGGATGTGGGGCCCGTGCGATGAGGGTGGGACTGGTACTCGGCGAGGTCTGGAACGGCTTCCGCCGCAATCTCTCCGTGGTCATCTCGGTGGTGCTCGTGACCTTCGTGTCGCTCACCTTCGTGGGCGCCGCGATTCTGATGCAGCTGCAGATCCAGCAGATGAAGACGTTCTGGTTCGACCGTGCGCAGGTCGCGGTGTACCTCTGCACCGACTACGACCAGAGCGCCACGTGCTCGGGCACGGATGCGGGGGAGGAGGAGATCGCCGCCGTGCAGGCCGCGCTCGACTCGGACACGCTCGCGCCGTACATCGAGGACACCTTCTTCGTCGACCACGAGCAGGCGTACGAGGAGTTCACGAAGCAGTTCGAGGGCAACCCGATCGTCGAGATCACGAGGCCCGAGCAGCTGAACCAGACGTTCTGGATCAAGCTGAAGGATCCGTCGCGCTCCGACATCATCCAGGAGACGTTCGCGGGCATCCCCGGGGTGCAGAGCGTCTCAGACCAGCGGAGCCTCCTCGACCGCATCTTCCTGTTCCTGGGCGTCGCGAGCTACACGGCCATCGCGATCGCCGGCCTCATGCTCATCGCCGCGATGCTCCTGATCTCGACGACGATCCGCCTGTCGGCCTACTCGCGGCGCCGGGAGATCGGCATCATGCGTCTCGTCGGGGCGTCGAACCGCTTCATCCAGACGCCCTTCATCTTGGAGGGCATCATCGCCGCGCTCATCGGAGCGGTGCTCGCGAGCGCCGCCTCGGTGGCCATCGTGAAGTTCTTCGTGCAGGGCTTCCTGGCGCAGGAGGTGCCGTTCACGAGCTACATCACGGTCGAGCAGTCGCTCGTGGTGCCGCCGATCCTCGTGCTCGTCGGCGTCGTGCTCTCGGCCATCGCCGCGAAGATCGCGATCACCCGCTACCTGCGGGTGTAGCGGGCGCCGGCGGCTGCGCGGGCGGATCGCGCGGCGCGCTATGCTGGGAGGTCCGGCCGCGCGAGAGAGAGGATGTGCCATGCCCAAGGAGACCGGCGAGAAGCTGATTGCCTCGAACAAGAAGGCCCGGCACGAATACCAGATCCTCGACACGTTCGAGGCCGGGATGGTGCTGACGGGCAGCGAGGTGAAGTCGCTGCGCATGGGGCGCGCCTCGCTCGTCGACGGGTACGTCTTCATCGAGAACGGGGAGGCCTGGCTCGATGCCGCCTACATTCCCGAGTACCTCAACGGGTCGTGGACGAATCACGCCCCGCGGCGCAAGCGCAAGCTGCTGCTGCACCGGCATGAGATCGACAAGCTCTGGCAGAAGACGCGCGAGGGCGGCATGACGATCGTGCCGCTCAAGATGTACTTCCTCGACGGCCGTGCCAAGGTCGAGGTCGCCCTCGCGCGCGGCAAGCGCGAGTACGACAAGCGGCAGACGCTGCGCGAGCAGCAGGACAAGCGAGAAGCCGAGCGCGCCATGCGTCAGCGCAACCGCATGGGGGAGTGACCCGCGTGGGAGATCCCGCGACGTCGAACCGGGTGCGCAAACCCGCGGAGGCGCGCCGGGCCGAGATCGTCGCCGAGGCCGCTGCCATCGCCCTGCGGGACGGCCTCGAAGGGGTGACGCTGCGCGCCGTCGCGGTGCCGCTCGGCGTGCGGCCGGGCCTCATCAGCCACTACTTCTCCGCGGTGGAGGGGCTCGTCGTCGAAGCCTTCGTGCTCGCCGTCACGGCGGAGCGCGACTGGCTCTTCGGCGACGACGACGCGCCGCTCGCGCAGATGGCGGGCTTCGTGCGCCGCGCCGAGAGCCCCGAGGCCGTCGAGCTGTGCCGGCTCTGGCTCAACGCCCGCCATCTGGCGCGCGCCATGCCCAGCCTCGCCACCGCGATCGACGAGCAGGAGACGCTCGATCGGGTGCGGATGGTCGCGCTGATCGAAGCCGGGGTGGCGAATGGCGACTTCGCCGCGGACGACCCGGTGGGGGCGAGCACCCGCATCTACATGGCGGTCGATGCTCTCGGCGTCTACGCCAACAACGCCGCGCCGTTCGAGCACCCCGCCCTCCGGCACTTCGTCTCCGACGTGGCGGAGTGGAGCCTCGGGCTCCCGCCGCGTACGCTGCAGGCGGAATCGGGTCGGTGACCCCGCACCCGTTGGTGAAGCAGTTTGCTGGTAGACTTGTCGTTCCGGCGCTTCGCCGGTGGAGTCGGCCTGCGAGCCGGACTGACAAATCCACAGTGCATGATGCGAACGTCCCGACCGCGCCGCCACGGCGGCGCTCCACGGGGCCGATCGGTTTCGACACGTCGATTTTGAGACTGTGAGAAGCGGGCCGAGGACGCGGAGTTATCTCGTAAACGCCCTTCGCAAACCATAGGTGCCAACGTTAAGCGCACCGACTTCGCTCTCGCTGCCTAAGCACGAGACCGAGTCCGTCAGAGCGGGTGGGCTTCCGGCCCGCTTCTGGCGTCATTAAGGGAGCTCGCTGGTGCGTCGCGTCTCAGGGCGCACCGGGACTTGCACTGAGACTGGGCCTGTCGCGCTAGGTGTTCGTGGCGAAGTGCGGGGCCGAGTAGAACGTTTTCACGAACTACGCTCGTAGAAGGCACGGAATCGTCGAAGTGGACCGGGGTTCGATTCCCCGCGGCTCCACCGATGCGTTCGCATCATGCACTGGGCTTCTCGGCCCTCGGGAGCGGCAGGCGCGGCAACCGGGAGGCGCGGGAGCGCTCCGATCCGATACCGTACAGATGCGGGTGACGAAAGGAACGCATCGGATCATGACGAACTCCCACGTGCAGGCCCCTCGCGAACCGGGGCTGGAGCGGGCTCTCAGCAATCGCCACATCCAGCTGATCGCGATCGGCGGCGCGATCGGCACGGGGCTCTTCATGGGTTCGGGCAAGACGATCTCGGTGGCCGGCCCCTCGGTCGTGCTGGTCTACATGATCATCGGGTTCATGCTCTACTTCGTGATGCGCGCGATGGGCGAGCTGCTGCTCAGCC carries:
- a CDS encoding ABC transporter permease — its product is MAFTAFSASAKQLDQTPRKRGWVALLLLAPGVAYMLLFFVAPFVQLALTSLQAPADTGGIGQYVAAAQFSNYWAAMQEYWPHLARSFAYALTATVIGLLISYPLAYLIGVKVRSRPMLQGILLILVIAPFFISFLLRTLAWKAILPSELVGTHFSVIFGLVYNFIPFMVLPMFASLQALDLRLLEAGADLYASPLTTFRRITLPLSMPGIVSGTLLSFIPMSGDYVNASREFLGGTSTTMIGNVIESNFLQTQNYPMAAALSIMLMVVILVLVATYVRKSGVEDLL
- a CDS encoding ABC transporter permease, translated to MKRFSLGKAFVPVVSTIVLIYLLLPILHVIVFSFNESGRNNILWRGFTLRNWENPCGAPQVCTAFGNSILVGVVATVIATTLGTLIAIALVRYRFRARSTVSLLLFTPMATPEVVLGAGLAAQFLLAGVEKGIGTIILAHTMFCISYVVVAVKARVASLDPAIEEAGRDLYASPMQVFWRITLPMLAPGIIGAALLSFALSFDDFIITNFNSGTATTFPKFIYVSALKGVPAQANVLASIVFVAALLLVIVVQMVNISRRKRLARA
- a CDS encoding APC family permease; translated protein: MSALSAPASSNGARLKRSLGLWAIVGLGLGYMTPTVVFDTFGLVARDTNNVVPLAYTVALIVMIFTAISYGKMAGAIPSAGSAYTYARESMHPNVGFLVGWTALIDYMLLPMVNCLILRSYLEAFFPGVPGAVWVIVYVLFVTTVIYLTMRGTSNVNMLLLIFSIVVMAIFVLMVILQLSGGAGENGVVTMRPFFHDGVEFGAVLAGATIVCFSFIGFDAVTMYAEEAKTPKIMPKAILLTVVIGGAIFLVASFFTQQRFPDWNEFAPGGDMQYVEDSTLPIIGDLVGGKLLSAVLTAAGFAATLASGLASHASVSRMLLVMGRNNVLPQKFFGYVNPRTHTPTFNIVLTGAISLLAIAFTLEMIAAYINYGALIAFTFVNLSVIAWFAIRQGRRRTPKDIFTYIVMPVLGTLLTGLLWVNLDGHALLGGLIWSALGFVYLIVITRGFRRKVASFDESQPVTGFNKVSAGE
- a CDS encoding YczE/YyaS/YitT family protein, encoding MIRRLAQLIPGLLLYGVADAFMIEAALGVDPWTVFAQGLSLQTGLGIGLLTNLIGLLVLLLWWPLRQKPGIGTLLNILLVGPGIELGLWLLPTPDALWLRVAYFTIGLLLLAVASGVYIGADLGPGPRDGLMTGIHLRFGTPIWAGRTAVEVTVLLIGWALGGNVGIGTVVFAALIGPLCSITLPLFAPRAIRRDRGARATTPAAPPEEKPLRA
- a CDS encoding PLP-dependent aminotransferase family protein; the protein is MPEMWTAQRLSARRLADLLGRWRGAGHGYLELADSVALLVRDGRVVPGTTLPAERPLSETLGVSRTTVAAAYQRLRDAGVVQSRRGSGTVVRGSGATRDGLWSGTISGIDLSSACPEPWSGLAALNARAAEEHAAAFQLIGYDTLGLPELRAAIAERYAARGLPTAPEQIMVTLGAQHAIFLIARTLLRRGDRSLVESPSYPHAREALAAMGALVAELPVGAGRGGPESGYDAASLLEIAERTSPRLAYLIPDHHNPTGLRMPDALKSRLITALAGAGAYVIADETTAELALGEPQRIAPFAAHAEQEHHQDAILTVGSLGKTVWGGLRVGWIRAAPELIGRLEASRRIGDLGTGVWEQVLALHALEQYDDILAERTRQLTSRHRALIAGLAERLPEWRPSPAVGGVCVWVDIGERASSRLSRAAAELDLHLPPGPRFGSPGTFERFVRLPFSAPEAALDEALRRLARAWDGGSGAAGVGRTLTPAFTEAVI
- the prfB gene encoding peptide chain release factor 2, with the translated sequence MLDLDFSARIRALRSTFADIAAVLDLPKLDREIADLEEQAAAPDLWDDPAAAQKVTSGLSHRQARVKRVRGVEQRLDDLEVLVELAQEADDADSAEEAAAELVALEKVIQDLEVQTMLSGEYDERAAVVTIRSGAGGDDATDFAEMLLRMYLRWAEQHDYPTKMLDTSYAEGAGIKSATFEIDAPYAFGTISVEAGTHRLARISPFGSADKRQTSFAGVEVIPLLEEATEVEVPEADIRVDVYRSSGPGGQSVNTTDSAVRITHLPSGIVVSMQNEKSQIQNRAAAMRVLQTRLLLLQREQEAAKKKELAGSVTASWGDQIRSYFLYGQQLVKDLRTGHESSQPEAVFNGDLDGFIAAGIRWRSLAKND
- the ftsE gene encoding cell division ATP-binding protein FtsE; this translates as MILFENVTKKYRGTAKPALDGIDLRVDRGEFVFIVGASGSGKSSCLRLILREDQPSAGKIHVLGQDLSKISSRKVPYFRRNLGTVFQDFRLLTNKTVYDNVAFTLQVIGKSRGFIQEAVPDTLEMVGLANKAKRFPHELSGGEQQRVAIARAIVNKPAILMADEPTGNLDPATSLGIMQLLRAINAAGTTVVMATHEATFVDIMQQRVVELSQGVVVRDEVGGGYGETASIPIADLSDESVQVLRTSEAVVRAALAPEMLGDTAGSAAVQDAAERDPALVEAAAEVVAAAAPEPEVEEPRQPQAPEAERQREASVFEEPRPFGDDDEDEDIDETVHADGPRGRGIPSFLEPARPLDPVQMAETGSLAEHLGLKRTDDDQTDVGPVR
- the ftsX gene encoding permease-like cell division protein FtsX, producing the protein MRVGLVLGEVWNGFRRNLSVVISVVLVTFVSLTFVGAAILMQLQIQQMKTFWFDRAQVAVYLCTDYDQSATCSGTDAGEEEIAAVQAALDSDTLAPYIEDTFFVDHEQAYEEFTKQFEGNPIVEITRPEQLNQTFWIKLKDPSRSDIIQETFAGIPGVQSVSDQRSLLDRIFLFLGVASYTAIAIAGLMLIAAMLLISTTIRLSAYSRRREIGIMRLVGASNRFIQTPFILEGIIAALIGAVLASAASVAIVKFFVQGFLAQEVPFTSYITVEQSLVVPPILVLVGVVLSAIAAKIAITRYLRV
- the smpB gene encoding SsrA-binding protein SmpB produces the protein MPKETGEKLIASNKKARHEYQILDTFEAGMVLTGSEVKSLRMGRASLVDGYVFIENGEAWLDAAYIPEYLNGSWTNHAPRRKRKLLLHRHEIDKLWQKTREGGMTIVPLKMYFLDGRAKVEVALARGKREYDKRQTLREQQDKREAERAMRQRNRMGE
- a CDS encoding TetR family transcriptional regulator, whose translation is MTRVGDPATSNRVRKPAEARRAEIVAEAAAIALRDGLEGVTLRAVAVPLGVRPGLISHYFSAVEGLVVEAFVLAVTAERDWLFGDDDAPLAQMAGFVRRAESPEAVELCRLWLNARHLARAMPSLATAIDEQETLDRVRMVALIEAGVANGDFAADDPVGASTRIYMAVDALGVYANNAAPFEHPALRHFVSDVAEWSLGLPPRTLQAESGR